Proteins encoded together in one Lysinibacter cavernae window:
- a CDS encoding gamma-glutamyl-gamma-aminobutyrate hydrolase family protein translates to MNDSNEAQNGSSASERPVIGLTTYLERAQTGVWDVRASFLPAVYFEAVTAAGGIAVLLPPQPVDADIAHELLSRLDGLIICGGVDVDPARYGQQAHPLTDRPRTDRDALEDALLHAAISEEVPFLGICRGAQMLNVALGGTLNQHLPEVVGSDRYRAGDGVFNSVPVAVEQGSRLATIVGDNLAGVPVYHHQSIATVAQGLSVVARTDDGTIQAIELGSVPFGLAVQWHPEQTATEDSRLFAALVEAAANYKRNRS, encoded by the coding sequence TTGAACGACTCTAACGAGGCTCAGAACGGGTCGTCTGCATCCGAAAGGCCCGTTATCGGGCTCACCACCTACCTCGAGCGGGCACAAACAGGCGTGTGGGATGTGCGAGCATCCTTTCTTCCGGCCGTCTATTTCGAGGCGGTTACGGCCGCCGGCGGCATCGCGGTGCTGCTGCCTCCGCAACCGGTTGATGCAGACATCGCACACGAGTTATTGAGCCGCCTCGACGGCCTTATCATCTGCGGAGGGGTGGATGTTGACCCCGCGAGGTACGGGCAACAGGCCCATCCACTCACCGATCGACCACGCACCGACCGCGATGCGCTTGAGGATGCCCTGCTCCACGCCGCGATCAGCGAGGAAGTTCCGTTTCTTGGCATTTGCCGCGGGGCACAGATGCTCAACGTGGCGCTGGGCGGAACCCTCAACCAGCATCTCCCTGAGGTTGTTGGTTCCGACCGCTACCGCGCGGGCGACGGAGTGTTCAACTCCGTTCCGGTCGCAGTTGAGCAAGGCAGCCGCCTCGCCACGATTGTTGGCGACAACCTCGCGGGCGTGCCCGTCTATCACCATCAATCGATCGCAACGGTGGCACAGGGGCTCTCGGTAGTGGCGCGCACCGACGACGGCACCATTCAGGCGATCGAGCTGGGCTCGGTCCCGTTTGGGCTTGCGGTGCAGTGGCATCCGGAGCAGACCGCAACAGAAGACTCCCGTCTCTTTGCCGCTCTCGTCGAGGCAGCGGCCAACTACAAAAGGAACAGGTCATGA